In the Gossypium arboreum isolate Shixiya-1 chromosome 10, ASM2569848v2, whole genome shotgun sequence genome, one interval contains:
- the LOC108487969 gene encoding uncharacterized protein LOC108487969 has translation MFKSKANGIKKEVIRLERESVIPILKPKLIMTLSNLIQHSADRAEFVKFSKRVEYTIRAWYHLQFEDLMQLYSLFDPVYGAKKLQQQNLSPEEIDVLEQNFLIYLFQVMEKSNFKIVSNEEIDVATAGQYLLNLPITVDEAKIDKALLKKYFEEHPKDNLPDFADKYVIFRRGIGIDRTTNFFFLEKIDIIIARLWTLLMKRTRLDKIFGKKLGRARKKVPRKDEDISADLHVERIRLEKMELSIRNLISKTTIQEPTFDRIIVVYRKKSEGREKERGINIKHFKNIPMADLEIVLPEKKNPGLTPMDWVTFIASALVGLVAVITSLEMPKADLWVIFAILSTVVGYCAKTYLTFEANLAAYQNLITQSMYEKQLDSGRGTLLHLCDDVIQQEVKEVIIAFFILMEQGKATAKELDQRCEDLLREEFGESCNFDVDDALAKLEKLKVISKDPTGKYASLGLTRANDIIGVTTEELVLKARQGSFQTE, from the exons ATGTTTAAGTCCAAGGCCAATGGCATCAAGAAGGAAGTCATTCGATTAGAGCGTGAATCTGTGATTCCCATTCTCAAGCCTAAGCTCATCATGACTTTGTCCAACCTCATTC AACATAGTGCAGATAGGGCTGAGTTTGTAAAGTTCTCCAAGAGAGTTGAGTACACAATTCGAGCATGGTATCATCTTCAGTTTGAGGATTTGATG CAATTATACTCCCTCTTTGACCCTGTATATGGGGCTAAGAAATTGCAGCAACAGAATTTATCTCCTGAAGAAATTGATGTACTTGAGCAGAATTTCTTGATATATTTATTTCAG GTGATGGAGAAGAGTAATTTTAAGATAGTTTCAAACGAGGAGATTGATGTTGCAACTGCAGGGCAATATCTTCTTAATCTTCCCATAACAGTGGATGAAGCTAAG ATTGACAAGGCACTTCTAAAGAAATATTTTGAGGAGCATCCCAAAGATAACCTTCCAGATTTTGCTGATAAG TACGTTATCTTCAGACGTGGGATAGGAATCGATCGaacaactaatttttttttcctgGAGAAGATAGACATTATCATTGCACGTCTTTGGACACTTCTTATGAAGCGAACTAG GTTGGACAAGATTTTCGGCAAAAAATTAGGAAGGGCACGTAAGAAAGTACCAAGGAAGGATGAGGACATTAGTGCAGATTTGCATGTTGAGCGCATCCGTCTTGAAAAAATGGAACTAAG CATCCGCAACTTGATTAGCAAGACTACAATTCAAGAACCTACTTTTGATAGGATAATTGTTGTTTACAG GAAAAAAAGTGAAGGAAGAGAAAAGGAAAGAGGAATAAATATAAAGCATTTTAAAAATATTCCAATGGCAGATCTGGAAATTGTCCTT CCTGAAAAGAAAAATCCTGGATTAACTCCCATGGACTGGGTCACATTCATTGCCTCTGCTCTAGTGGGACTG GTTGCAGTAATAACTTCTCTTGAAATGCCTAAAGCTGATCTTTGGGTTATTTTTGCCATTTTGTCAACTGTGGTTGGTTACTGTGCTAAGACTTACTTAAC GTTTGAAGCAAACTTGGCTGCATATCAGAATTTAATAACACAGTCCATGTATGAAAAGCAACTTGATAGTGGAAGGGGCACTTTACTTCACTTGTGTGATGACGTGATTCAACAGGAA GTGAAAGAGGTAATCATTGCATTCTTTATACTAATGGAGCAAGGTAAAGCCACAGCCAAG GAATTGGATCAACGGTGTGAGGATCTACTTAGAGAGGAGTTTGGGGAGAGCTGTAACTTTGATGTGGATGATGCACTTGCAAAGCTAGAGAAGTTGAAAGTTATTTCTAAG GATCCTACTGGGAAATATGCGAGTCTGGGATTGACACGTGCAAATGATATAATTGGAGTGACCACTGAAGAACTAGTGCTGAAGGCAAGACAGGGTTCATTTCAAACTGAATGA